The Streptomyces sp. YIM 121038 genome includes a window with the following:
- a CDS encoding DUF6211 family protein: MLSDPHPDRPRPGDIAQLRAGNSIDAEPGDAFVIAEDVPPGIERVVLNLPVGHPNREDWAAAISEREVASLTRLGSAGARTWSPAADPEADT; this comes from the coding sequence ATGCTAAGCGACCCGCACCCCGACCGTCCCCGCCCCGGAGACATCGCCCAGCTCAGAGCCGGTAACAGCATCGACGCGGAGCCAGGTGACGCTTTCGTCATCGCCGAGGACGTTCCACCCGGCATCGAGCGCGTCGTCCTCAACCTTCCCGTCGGCCACCCGAACCGCGAGGACTGGGCCGCGGCCATCTCGGAACGCGAGGTCGCCAGCCTGACCAGGTTGGGCTCCGCAGGCGCCCGGACATGGTCGCCCGCCGCCGACCCGGAGGCCGACACATGA
- a CDS encoding IS630 family transposase, producing MSHPGPSAVEITMSEDERVELLRRAGSPDRRPAERARIILACADGMSNAGAARAVGVALKTVRKWRGAFAMERMAGLEDTGPIGRPKADLVLSEGERDQLIRWERRARTAQYLALRARIVLRCAEGGTNRQAATDLGVDESTVERWRARFIVKRLDGLSDEARVGRPPSILLDRVEDVIVATLESSPGKDTHWSRASMAKHSGLSKSTIGRIWKRFDLKPHLQDSFKLSTDPQFVAKVVDVVGLYHHPPEKAVVLCVDEKSQIQALDRSQLVLPIMPGMPERRTHDYYRHGITSLFAAFNIADGTVISALHRRHRAIEFKKFLIRIDKAVPADLDVHLVCDNYATHNTAEIKAWLGKHPRFHVHFTPTGSSWMNQVERWFGLLTDKLIRRGVHTSVKALEDDITAWIDTWNENPRPFTWTKTADEILNSLADYLAKVGANTHKPEQN from the coding sequence ATGTCGCATCCGGGGCCTTCCGCGGTGGAGATCACGATGTCCGAGGACGAGCGTGTCGAGTTGCTGCGGCGGGCGGGGTCGCCGGATCGGCGGCCCGCCGAGCGGGCCCGGATCATCCTGGCGTGTGCCGATGGGATGTCGAATGCGGGCGCCGCGCGGGCCGTTGGCGTTGCGCTCAAGACGGTACGGAAGTGGCGCGGGGCCTTCGCGATGGAGCGGATGGCCGGGCTCGAGGACACCGGCCCGATCGGTCGGCCGAAGGCCGACCTGGTCCTGAGCGAGGGTGAACGGGATCAGCTCATCCGGTGGGAGAGGCGGGCGAGGACCGCCCAGTACCTGGCGCTGCGCGCAAGAATCGTGCTCCGCTGCGCGGAGGGCGGCACGAACCGACAGGCCGCGACCGACCTCGGCGTCGACGAATCGACGGTGGAACGCTGGCGGGCCCGGTTCATCGTCAAACGTCTTGACGGTCTGTCCGATGAGGCCCGGGTGGGCCGGCCGCCCTCGATCCTCCTCGACCGGGTCGAGGACGTCATCGTGGCGACTTTGGAGTCCAGCCCCGGCAAGGACACCCACTGGTCACGGGCTTCGATGGCGAAGCACTCGGGACTGTCCAAGTCGACGATCGGGCGGATCTGGAAGCGGTTCGACCTCAAGCCGCACCTTCAGGATTCCTTCAAGCTCTCCACCGATCCACAGTTCGTCGCGAAGGTCGTCGATGTAGTCGGGCTGTACCACCACCCGCCGGAGAAGGCGGTGGTGCTGTGCGTCGACGAGAAGTCCCAGATCCAGGCGCTGGACCGGTCACAACTGGTGCTGCCGATAATGCCGGGCATGCCCGAGCGGCGTACCCACGACTACTACAGGCACGGCATCACCAGCCTGTTCGCCGCCTTCAACATCGCCGACGGCACCGTCATATCGGCACTGCACCGCCGCCACCGGGCCATCGAGTTCAAGAAGTTCCTGATCCGGATCGACAAGGCGGTGCCGGCCGACCTCGACGTCCATCTGGTCTGTGACAACTACGCCACCCACAACACCGCCGAGATCAAGGCGTGGCTGGGCAAACACCCCCGCTTCCACGTCCACTTCACCCCCACCGGCTCCTCCTGGATGAACCAAGTCGAGCGGTGGTTCGGCCTGCTGACCGACAAACTCATCCGCCGGGGCGTCCACACGTCGGTGAAGGCCCTGGAGGACGACATCACCGCGTGGATCGACACCTGGAACGAGAACCCGCGGCCCTTCACCTGGACCAAGACCGCCGACGAGATCCTCAACTCCCTCGCCGACTACCTCGCCAAGGTCGGAGCCAACACTCACAAACCCGAGCAGAACTAA
- a CDS encoding IS630 family transposase, with translation MKKRAWIVFFDESGVSLLPQVRRTYAPRGHTPILRHRLNWKRAGMAAALGYHAADPERGPRMCFHLKPGSCNTTSLNEVLEQVKAFYAGESVVLVWDGLSAHRSRDMRAWAAEQDWLTLERLPAYAPELNPVELLWSAIKTRELANLAGDHLADIADAAESGIHRICSNEQLPWSFLTHTGLTLHPKPPQN, from the coding sequence GTGAAGAAACGTGCCTGGATCGTATTCTTCGACGAATCAGGCGTGTCGCTGCTGCCCCAGGTACGCCGCACCTACGCACCCCGCGGGCACACTCCCATCCTGCGGCACCGGCTGAACTGGAAGCGCGCCGGGATGGCCGCCGCGCTGGGCTACCACGCCGCGGACCCCGAACGCGGCCCGCGAATGTGCTTCCACCTCAAACCCGGCAGCTGCAACACCACTTCCTTGAACGAGGTGCTGGAACAGGTCAAGGCCTTCTACGCTGGCGAATCGGTGGTGTTGGTGTGGGACGGACTGTCGGCCCACCGGAGTCGGGACATGCGGGCCTGGGCGGCCGAACAGGACTGGTTGACCCTGGAGCGGCTACCGGCCTACGCACCCGAACTCAACCCGGTGGAACTGCTGTGGTCGGCCATCAAGACCCGCGAGCTGGCCAACCTCGCCGGCGACCACCTCGCCGACATCGCCGACGCCGCCGAAAGCGGCATCCACCGGATCTGCTCCAACGAACAACTCCCGTGGTCCTTCCTCACCCATACCGGACTAACACTCCACCCCAAACCACCACAGAACTAA
- a CDS encoding winged helix-turn-helix domain-containing protein, which produces MSSESQAVVSDVSVLPLTRPQLAEARRMRAVELFELGRSTSEVARMVGMHPESVRRWRRLWEQGGAQALRRRPATGRPPKLDDPQVGLVRAALEQGAQAHGFEADLWTLERVGVLVERVTGVRLARASVWRLLTGRLGWSLQRPRRQAVERDEPEIARWVAKEWPRIKKGR; this is translated from the coding sequence GTGTCTTCCGAGTCGCAGGCTGTTGTTTCCGATGTCTCCGTTCTGCCTTTGACGCGGCCGCAGTTGGCCGAGGCCCGTCGCATGCGCGCGGTCGAGTTGTTCGAACTGGGACGTTCTACATCCGAGGTCGCGCGGATGGTGGGGATGCATCCCGAGAGCGTGCGCCGGTGGAGACGCCTGTGGGAGCAGGGTGGAGCTCAAGCTCTGCGGCGGCGGCCTGCCACCGGCCGGCCGCCCAAGCTGGATGACCCCCAAGTCGGGCTGGTGCGGGCCGCGTTGGAACAAGGCGCCCAGGCGCACGGGTTCGAGGCGGATCTGTGGACCCTGGAACGGGTCGGCGTGCTGGTGGAGCGGGTGACCGGGGTGAGGCTGGCCCGGGCATCCGTGTGGCGGCTGCTGACCGGGCGGCTGGGGTGGAGTCTGCAGCGTCCCCGACGTCAGGCCGTCGAGCGGGACGAGCCCGAGATCGCCCGATGGGTCGCCAAGGAGTGGCCACGCATCAAAAAGGGGCGGTGA
- a CDS encoding IS701 family transposase produces the protein MTARRPCPPAPGPLERYAACFDDLFASLAQRRGFREYLTGLLAPRDRNKTLTCLAGAEPVVGARNPAVQRLQFFLSESAWDAGQVNSRRLELLREQPETAPHPGGVIVIDDSGDRKDGTATAHVGRQWLGRYGKTDNCIVTVTTVWTDGRVYYPLHAQPYTPAHHFPRGRRDPAFRTKPQIAAALTARGKEAGFACRAVVADCAYSVSDDWYLALREARLPYVVHLKPHRGTWAPAHQPHTPVDAASALAWHDPEHPGDWTPVERHFRDGHTETWWAADARLSGWGPHNRVRLVVATTDPATLPPKATWYLATNLPHPDAPHAATDPHPPADLAEIVRLYGLRPWIEQSYKQIKDELGWADFQVRSARAIARHQTLVNCAFSFCWDQWFAPPGPVDTTAPDPCPDDRAERGHPHAPPAPTALLAQGFTRHPGLAHPRHHPATLVAGLDRQGPTRSPPVPDRRGHHRQTPRPLPPDLTNYRY, from the coding sequence ATGACCGCTCGTCGCCCGTGTCCACCGGCGCCGGGACCGCTGGAGAGGTATGCCGCGTGCTTCGACGACCTGTTCGCCTCCCTGGCCCAACGGCGGGGATTCCGCGAGTACCTCACGGGCCTGCTGGCGCCGCGGGACCGGAACAAGACGCTGACCTGTCTGGCCGGTGCGGAACCGGTCGTCGGTGCCCGCAACCCGGCGGTGCAACGGTTGCAGTTCTTCCTGTCCGAGTCTGCCTGGGACGCCGGGCAAGTCAACAGCAGACGGCTTGAGTTGCTGCGCGAGCAGCCGGAAACCGCTCCGCACCCGGGCGGGGTCATCGTGATCGACGATTCCGGAGACCGCAAGGACGGCACGGCCACCGCCCACGTGGGCCGGCAGTGGCTGGGCCGGTACGGCAAGACAGACAACTGCATCGTCACAGTGACCACGGTATGGACCGATGGGCGGGTGTACTACCCGCTGCACGCCCAGCCCTACACCCCCGCCCACCACTTCCCGCGCGGCCGGCGTGATCCCGCCTTCCGCACCAAGCCGCAGATCGCCGCAGCTCTTACGGCCCGGGGCAAGGAGGCGGGCTTCGCGTGCCGGGCGGTGGTGGCCGACTGCGCCTACTCCGTCAGCGACGACTGGTATCTCGCGCTGCGCGAGGCCCGCCTGCCCTACGTGGTTCACCTCAAGCCGCACCGCGGCACCTGGGCACCCGCCCACCAGCCGCACACCCCCGTCGACGCCGCCAGCGCCCTGGCCTGGCACGACCCCGAACACCCCGGCGACTGGACACCGGTTGAGCGCCACTTCCGCGACGGGCACACCGAGACCTGGTGGGCCGCCGACGCCCGCCTGAGCGGCTGGGGACCCCATAACCGGGTACGGCTGGTCGTGGCCACCACCGACCCGGCCACCCTGCCGCCCAAGGCCACCTGGTACCTGGCCACCAACCTGCCCCACCCCGACGCACCCCACGCCGCCACCGACCCCCACCCGCCCGCCGACCTCGCCGAGATCGTCCGGCTGTACGGGTTGCGGCCCTGGATCGAGCAGAGCTACAAACAGATCAAGGACGAGCTCGGGTGGGCCGACTTCCAGGTCCGGTCCGCCCGCGCTATCGCACGTCACCAGACCCTGGTGAACTGCGCGTTCTCCTTCTGCTGGGACCAATGGTTCGCCCCACCCGGACCCGTGGACACCACCGCTCCCGACCCCTGCCCCGACGACCGGGCAGAGAGGGGGCACCCCCATGCCCCACCAGCCCCAACTGCCCTGCTGGCCCAGGGCTTTACGCGCCATCCGGGCCTGGCTCACCCCCGCCACCACCCTGCAACGCTGGTGGCAGGCCTGGACCGACAAGGACCCACCCGCTCACCTCCAGTCCCTGATCGACGCGGTCACCACCGGCAAACCCCTCGACCTCTACCGCCGGATTTAACGAACTACCGTTACTGA
- a CDS encoding IS5 family transposase (programmed frameshift): MVEWLVPDGLWELFQRVVPEAPSRPQGGGRRRYGGREVLAAILFVATAGCAWSQVPAVFGPSGVTAHRRFMERGRLRVWAKLHRLVLDGLGARGELDWSRCAIDSVNMRALEKGDLRGPNPLDRGKYGSKIHLITERTGLPLPAGISGANLHDSQALEPLVRGIPPIRSRRGPRRRRPAKLHADKACDNRRLRQWLRSRHITPRIARKGIESSERLGRHRWTIERTMSWPAGCRRLHRRYERKAIHFPAFASIACTLIRYRRLAK; the protein is encoded by the exons ATGGTTGAGTGGTTGGTGCCGGACGGGTTGTGGGAGTTGTTTCAGCGGGTGGTGCCGGAGGCGCCGTCGCGTCCGCAGGGCGGTGGGCGGCGTCGGTACGGGGGCCGTGAGGTGCTGGCGGCGATCCTCTTCGTGGCGACGGCGGGATGCGCGTGGTCGCAGGTCCCGGCGGTGTTCGGGCCGTCCGGGGTAACGGCGCACCGCCGGTTCATGGAGCGGGGCCGGCTGCGGGTGTGGGCGAAGCTGCACCGGCTGGTGCTGGATGGCCTCGGCGCCCGTGGCGAGCTGGACTGGTCGCGGTGCGCGATCGACTCGGTGAACATGCGCGCCCTGGAAA AAGGGGACCTGAGGGGTCCGAATCCGTTGGACCGGGGCAAGTACGGCTCGAAGATCCACTTGATCACCGAGCGGACCGGCCTGCCCCTTCCGGCCGGTATCTCGGGCGCGAACCTCCATGACAGCCAGGCACTCGAACCGCTCGTCCGAGGCATCCCGCCCATCCGGTCCCGCCGCGGACCCCGCCGGCGCCGCCCCGCCAAACTGCATGCGGACAAGGCCTGCGACAACCGCCGCCTGCGGCAATGGCTCCGGTCCCGGCACATCACACCCCGCATCGCCCGCAAAGGCATCGAGTCCTCAGAACGACTCGGACGCCACCGCTGGACCATTGAGCGCACCATGTCCTGGCCCGCAGGATGCCGCCGACTCCACCGCCGCTACGAACGCAAAGCCATCCATTTCCCTGCCTTCGCCAGCATCGCCTGCACCCTCATCCGCTATCGCCGACTGGCCAAATGA
- a CDS encoding DUF4158 domain-containing protein — translation MASVERTAYPRFKRITSARELREFFTPSVEEVGWAAERTHHRPGRMLTLLVLLKSCGRLGHFPDLEQVPDAVTEQVLAVLALAPGVPLESGSSRSQERYRSWIRERIGLVRDPARAREVAAGAMEAAAPVRAHAADLVNVALEELVRARLELPGFSTLDRMAASVRARVEGEICAGIVGRMSEATLARIANLLVVPAGERCSGFDVMKEPGRRATWSRFRDHLIWGAGSLSGC, via the coding sequence GTGGCGTCGGTGGAGCGGACGGCGTATCCGCGCTTCAAGCGGATCACGTCGGCGCGGGAGTTGCGGGAATTCTTCACGCCGTCCGTGGAGGAGGTGGGGTGGGCGGCGGAGCGTACGCACCACCGGCCGGGGCGGATGCTCACGTTGCTGGTGTTGTTGAAGTCCTGCGGGCGGCTGGGGCACTTCCCGGACCTGGAACAGGTGCCTGATGCGGTCACCGAGCAGGTACTCGCTGTCTTGGCGCTGGCGCCCGGGGTGCCGCTGGAGTCCGGCTCGTCCCGGTCGCAGGAGCGCTACCGCTCCTGGATCCGTGAACGTATCGGTCTGGTGCGGGATCCGGCGCGGGCGCGGGAGGTTGCGGCGGGGGCGATGGAGGCGGCGGCGCCGGTGCGGGCGCATGCGGCGGATCTGGTGAATGTGGCGCTGGAGGAGCTGGTACGGGCGCGGCTGGAGCTGCCGGGGTTCTCCACGCTGGACCGGATGGCGGCGTCGGTCCGGGCGCGGGTGGAAGGGGAGATCTGTGCGGGGATCGTGGGGCGGATGAGCGAGGCCACCCTCGCCCGGATCGCGAACCTGCTGGTGGTGCCGGCGGGTGAGCGGTGTAGTGGGTTCGATGTGATGAAGGAGCCGGGGCGGCGGGCGACGTGGTCGCGGTTTAGAGATCATCTCATTTGGGGTGCCGGTAGTCTGTCTGGGTGTTGA
- a CDS encoding IS701 family transposase — MTWERELDTLFLRIGHRFGRADLRRRMRDYVRGLLAPVSRKNGWQLAEFAGHHTPDGFQRLLNAANWDADDVRDDLQAYVAEHLGVDGGVLVIDDTGFVKKGTTSAGVQRQYSGTAGRTENCQIGVFAAYATTRGRALVDQELYLPKSWTEDRERCRAAKVPDERGFATKGELAKRLVLRALASDLPLAWVAADSAYGQEGRFRRLIEQSGLGYVLAVPKSQQVFGPRIDYLFAQAPGEAWETISCGDGAKGPRRYHWAALELPTVAEFDCQGEAPVRRRWALARRSISKSQEIAYFLAYAPRETTVADLVRIAGMRWQIEECFQAAKNECGLDQYEVRRYVGWFRHITLAMLAHAYLAVMAADAAGKGGAETLPAPWLRSPWQKSAGSWHFASARTAKPGGRFARTL, encoded by the coding sequence GTGACCTGGGAGCGGGAACTCGACACTCTCTTCTTGCGCATTGGCCACCGCTTCGGCCGCGCGGACCTGCGGCGTCGGATGCGGGACTATGTGCGGGGGCTTCTCGCTCCCGTCAGCCGTAAAAACGGCTGGCAGCTGGCCGAGTTCGCCGGGCACCACACCCCTGATGGCTTCCAGCGGCTGCTGAACGCGGCGAACTGGGATGCCGACGACGTCCGCGACGACCTTCAGGCATACGTCGCCGAGCACCTCGGCGTAGACGGCGGGGTGCTCGTCATCGATGACACCGGCTTCGTCAAGAAGGGCACCACCTCCGCCGGGGTGCAGCGTCAGTACTCCGGCACCGCCGGCCGCACCGAGAACTGCCAGATCGGCGTCTTCGCCGCCTACGCCACCACCCGCGGCCGCGCCCTGGTGGACCAGGAGCTCTACCTGCCCAAGTCCTGGACGGAGGACCGGGAACGCTGCCGGGCGGCGAAGGTCCCCGACGAACGAGGCTTCGCCACGAAGGGCGAGCTGGCCAAGCGCCTGGTGCTGCGTGCTCTGGCCTCGGATCTCCCTCTTGCGTGGGTGGCTGCGGACTCCGCCTACGGGCAGGAGGGACGCTTTCGTCGCCTGATCGAGCAGTCCGGCCTCGGCTACGTGCTCGCAGTGCCCAAGTCCCAGCAGGTCTTCGGCCCGCGCATCGACTACCTGTTTGCCCAGGCCCCCGGCGAGGCGTGGGAGACGATCTCGTGCGGTGACGGCGCCAAAGGACCAAGGCGCTACCACTGGGCGGCACTGGAGCTGCCCACGGTGGCCGAGTTCGACTGCCAGGGCGAGGCCCCCGTACGCCGACGCTGGGCACTGGCCCGCCGCAGCATCAGCAAGTCCCAGGAGATCGCCTACTTCCTCGCCTACGCACCGCGGGAGACCACAGTGGCCGACCTGGTGAGGATCGCCGGGATGCGCTGGCAGATCGAGGAGTGCTTCCAGGCGGCAAAGAACGAGTGCGGCCTGGACCAGTACGAGGTCCGCCGCTACGTCGGCTGGTTCCGGCACATCACCCTGGCCATGCTCGCTCACGCCTACCTCGCGGTCATGGCAGCCGACGCGGCGGGAAAGGGGGGTGCAGAAACGCTTCCGGCACCCTGGCTCCGCTCACCGTGGCAGAAGTCCGCCGGCTCCTGGCACTTCGCCTCGGCCCGAACCGCCAAACCGGGCGGCCGCTTCGCACGCACGCTCTGA
- a CDS encoding IS701 family transposase: MRPDVWARELEEMLLRVGHRFGRADLRRRMRAYVHGLLGSVGRKNSWQLAEHAGHNTPHGLQNLLNRARWDADEIRDDVQAYVAERLGEDGGVLVSDETGFLKKGDTSAGVQRQYSGTAGRTENCQVAVFAAYTSSRGRTLVDRELYLPKSWTSDRERCRAAKVPDDRGFATKTELARTLVTRALSSPLPVSWVTADALYGQDWHFRRMIEEAGLGYVVAVPKSQQVKSLAGCWRIDQLVVDAPDDAWERLSCGDGVKGPRVYDWAAAQLPAVPFFDGGEPSHRGWVMARRSIARPDEIAYYLAHAPTGTTADQLVTVAGSRWSIESCFQNAKNECGLDEYEVRRYVGWYRHITLAMLAHAFLAVMTAQARTERGAAETDHPSPRSAWQKSAGSWQLAAPATTALATPVTH, translated from the coding sequence GTGCGGCCTGATGTCTGGGCGAGGGAGCTGGAGGAGATGCTGCTGCGGGTCGGTCACCGGTTCGGCCGGGCCGACCTGCGGCGGCGGATGCGCGCGTATGTGCACGGGCTGCTGGGGTCGGTGGGCCGGAAGAACAGCTGGCAACTCGCAGAACATGCAGGTCACAACACACCACATGGGCTCCAGAACCTCCTGAACCGGGCCCGGTGGGACGCGGATGAGATCCGCGACGACGTGCAGGCATACGTCGCCGAACGGCTCGGCGAGGACGGCGGCGTACTCGTGAGCGACGAGACGGGCTTCCTCAAGAAGGGCGACACCTCAGCCGGGGTGCAACGGCAGTACTCGGGCACGGCAGGACGTACCGAGAACTGCCAAGTCGCCGTGTTCGCCGCCTATACCTCGTCCCGGGGACGCACCCTGGTGGACCGGGAGCTCTACCTGCCCAAGTCCTGGACATCCGACCGCGAACGGTGCCGGGCGGCAAAGGTGCCCGACGACCGCGGCTTCGCCACCAAGACCGAGCTGGCCCGAACCCTGGTCACCAGGGCGCTGTCCTCACCACTGCCCGTCTCATGGGTGACCGCGGACGCGCTCTACGGCCAGGACTGGCACTTCCGCCGCATGATCGAGGAGGCTGGCCTCGGTTACGTCGTCGCCGTGCCGAAATCGCAGCAGGTCAAATCGCTTGCGGGATGCTGGCGCATCGACCAGCTCGTCGTCGACGCACCCGATGACGCCTGGGAACGGCTCTCGTGCGGAGACGGCGTCAAGGGCCCGCGTGTCTACGACTGGGCGGCCGCGCAGCTGCCGGCCGTCCCGTTCTTCGACGGCGGTGAGCCCTCCCACCGCGGGTGGGTGATGGCCCGCCGCAGCATCGCCCGGCCCGACGAGATCGCCTACTACCTCGCCCACGCACCCACCGGCACCACCGCGGACCAGCTGGTCACCGTGGCCGGCAGCCGCTGGTCCATCGAATCCTGCTTCCAGAACGCGAAGAACGAGTGCGGCCTGGATGAGTACGAAGTCCGCCGCTACGTGGGCTGGTACCGGCACATCACCCTCGCCATGCTCGCACACGCCTTCCTCGCCGTCATGACGGCCCAGGCCAGAACCGAAAGGGGGGCCGCAGAAACGGATCACCCCTCGCCCCGCTCAGCCTGGCAGAAATCCGCAGGATCATGGCAACTTGCGGCACCGGCCACCACCGCCCTCGCCACACCGGTCACGCACTGA
- a CDS encoding helix-turn-helix transcriptional regulator, with product MSALGENVRKHRRLAGLTQEELAHAAGVAPSTVRKLEQGGNVRIETLHILARALHLKTSQLMASGTPEPVRAEDPTRVGLAELRSALNPAASLTNTGGERPNEDPNLPALLEVVRAGSAAYDSDNFD from the coding sequence ATGAGCGCTCTAGGGGAGAACGTCAGGAAGCACCGGCGGCTTGCCGGACTCACACAAGAAGAACTGGCCCACGCGGCCGGGGTCGCGCCGTCGACGGTAAGGAAGCTGGAACAGGGCGGAAACGTCCGTATCGAAACGCTTCACATTCTGGCTCGCGCACTGCACCTGAAGACCTCACAGCTTATGGCGTCAGGTACACCAGAACCTGTGCGCGCGGAAGATCCGACGCGCGTAGGGTTGGCCGAACTACGGAGTGCGCTCAATCCTGCTGCAAGCCTGACCAACACCGGAGGCGAACGGCCGAACGAAGATCCGAACCTCCCGGCACTATTGGAAGTAGTTCGCGCTGGTTCCGCTGCGTACGACTCGGACAACTTCGATTGA
- a CDS encoding polyprenyl synthetase family protein, translating into MTTTPALCPQPLDLTDVRRHVEKVLEEFLAGKAAAALAHDLPDEAAHMTAKFLAAGGKRLRPILCVLGWQAATAQPPTRAVIRAAAALEMFHAFCLIHDDIIDNSTTRRGAPTMHRTLTARHTAGRHDPPAEHLGASCALLIGDLALAWSGELLHTAGLTGPQLAAVLPVMDTMRTEVIYGQYLDVTATGTPTPDLERALGIIRYKTAKYTIERPLRIGATLAGTSPQLLKELSAYALPLGEAFQLRDDLLGVFGDPKTTGKSRLEDLREGKHTLLVALAL; encoded by the coding sequence ATGACCACCACTCCCGCACTCTGTCCGCAGCCGCTTGACCTCACCGACGTACGCCGCCATGTCGAAAAGGTGCTTGAGGAATTTCTGGCTGGCAAGGCGGCAGCCGCGCTCGCGCACGACCTGCCGGACGAAGCCGCCCACATGACGGCCAAGTTCCTGGCCGCAGGGGGTAAGCGGCTGCGCCCCATCCTGTGTGTGCTGGGCTGGCAGGCGGCCACCGCACAGCCGCCCACCCGGGCGGTGATACGCGCGGCGGCCGCCCTGGAGATGTTCCACGCCTTCTGCCTCATCCACGACGACATCATCGACAACTCCACCACCCGCCGCGGCGCCCCCACCATGCACCGCACCCTCACCGCACGGCATACAGCCGGCCGCCATGACCCACCCGCCGAGCACCTGGGCGCCTCCTGCGCCCTCCTGATCGGGGACCTGGCCCTGGCCTGGAGCGGTGAACTCCTGCACACCGCCGGTCTGACCGGTCCCCAACTCGCCGCCGTCCTACCGGTGATGGACACCATGCGCACCGAGGTGATCTACGGCCAGTACCTGGACGTCACCGCCACCGGCACCCCCACCCCGGACCTGGAACGCGCCCTGGGCATCATCCGCTACAAGACCGCCAAATACACGATCGAACGGCCCCTGCGCATCGGCGCCACCCTCGCCGGTACCTCCCCGCAACTGCTCAAGGAGCTGTCCGCATACGCACTCCCACTCGGCGAAGCCTTCCAATTACGCGATGACCTCCTGGGTGTCTTCGGCGACCCGAAGACCACCGGCAAGTCCCGCCTGGAAGACCTCCGCGAGGGCAAACACACCCTTCTCGTCGCCCTCGCCCTCTAA
- the ispG gene encoding flavodoxin-dependent (E)-4-hydroxy-3-methylbut-2-enyl-diphosphate synthase, whose amino-acid sequence MTTINIGMPTPPTPSAPPVPVPVRRRPTRQLRVGSVPVGGGAPISVQTMTTTLTADVDATLQQIAEVTTAGCDIVRVAVPTQDDANALPKIAARSPIPVIADIHFQPRYVFAALDAGCAAVRVNPGNIKKFDDRVGDIAKAAAAAGVPIRIGVNAGSLDARLLAKYGAATPEALVESALWECSLFEEHGFTDLKIAVKHHDPLTVIAANRLLAKRCDYPLHLGVTEAGPAFQGAIKSAVAFGILLAEGIGDTIRVSLSADPVEQVKAGNHILASLGLRPRALEIVSCPGCGRLQVGIHKLAAQVEAAFTGFPHPLRIAVMGCVVNGPGESREADLGVSCGNGKGQIYRHGHVIKTVPESRIVDTLLAEALKLAESTDGQAGAGERA is encoded by the coding sequence ATGACCACGATCAACATCGGCATGCCCACCCCACCCACCCCGTCTGCCCCGCCTGTTCCGGTTCCGGTGCGCCGTCGCCCCACCCGTCAACTCCGCGTCGGGTCGGTGCCCGTCGGCGGCGGCGCACCCATCAGCGTGCAGACCATGACCACCACCCTGACCGCCGACGTGGACGCCACCCTGCAACAGATCGCCGAGGTCACCACCGCCGGCTGCGACATCGTCCGCGTCGCCGTCCCCACCCAGGACGACGCCAACGCCCTCCCCAAGATCGCGGCGAGATCGCCGATCCCGGTGATCGCCGACATCCACTTCCAGCCCCGCTACGTCTTCGCCGCCCTCGACGCCGGCTGCGCCGCCGTCCGCGTCAACCCCGGCAACATCAAGAAATTCGACGACCGCGTGGGCGACATCGCCAAAGCCGCCGCAGCCGCGGGCGTGCCGATCCGGATCGGGGTCAACGCAGGCTCCCTCGACGCCCGCCTCCTCGCGAAGTACGGGGCTGCCACTCCGGAAGCCCTGGTGGAGTCCGCGCTGTGGGAGTGCTCCCTGTTCGAGGAACACGGGTTCACCGATCTCAAGATCGCGGTGAAGCATCATGACCCCCTCACGGTGATCGCGGCGAACCGGCTGCTGGCCAAACGCTGCGACTACCCCCTCCACTTGGGCGTCACCGAAGCCGGTCCCGCCTTCCAGGGCGCCATCAAATCCGCCGTCGCCTTCGGCATCCTGCTGGCGGAGGGCATCGGGGACACCATCCGAGTCTCCCTGTCGGCCGACCCGGTCGAGCAGGTCAAGGCAGGCAACCACATCCTGGCCTCCCTGGGCCTGCGCCCCCGGGCACTGGAGATCGTCTCCTGTCCCGGCTGCGGCCGCCTCCAGGTCGGCATCCACAAACTGGCCGCCCAGGTCGAGGCCGCCTTCACTGGCTTTCCCCACCCCCTGCGCATCGCGGTGATGGGCTGCGTCGTCAACGGACCCGGCGAATCCCGCGAAGCCGACCTCGGCGTCTCCTGCGGCAACGGCAAAGGCCAGATCTACCGCCACGGCCACGTGATCAAGACCGTCCCCGAATCCCGCATCGTTGACACCCTCCTTGCCGAAGCCCTCAAGCTCGCCGAAAGCACCGACGGTCAGGCTGGGGCGGGTGAGCGAGCATGA